The Novibacillus thermophilus genome segment CACCGGAGTCCACCCCCGTTTCGGATAGAAAGTGAGGGAATGCGATGATTCGCTGTCCAAACTGCCAATCCCACGATTTGGGTAAAGTTGGGACGAACCAATATTACTGCTGGAGCTGTTTTATTGAGCTGACGGTGGAAAACGATGAAATATCCGCCGTTTATCAAGTGGAAGAGGACGGCAGCCTCAGTTCGCTGGACGATCTTTTCCTAAAAGGCGCGGATAACCCTATGACTTTGTAGGGCAGCTGAAAGGGGGCCGATTCGTTGAACGGTCGTCGTATGTTGTGGACAACGTTAATCGGAGCAGCGATCACCGTGATCGCCCGTGCGAAGCGGCACAGACAAGCGCCGCTCGCCCGATTGTTTCGCGGCGCGGGCCGTGGAAACAAGATGCTGTGGATGCGCTACACACAACCTGTGATGCACATGGTTCGCCGCATGGCTCGATAAGGGGCACGGAAAACTCTCGCACCCCCTCCGGAATGTCCGGAGGGGGTTTATGCGTAAGGGAGTAAGTTTGGACATATACTGGGGATGAAGGGAGGCGGAAGGATGAAACGAATCAGCGAGCGCACGCTGCTGTTCGCAGCCCTCCTCAGTTTGTTAATCTTGGCAAACCTGTTTTTGTTGACCGAATTAAGTCCCCTGATTTCAAAAGTGTTGGTGTTTTTAAAAGCCGTTTTCTTTCCTTTCTTTGTGGCCATGATCATCTCATATGTCCTCAATCCTGTCGTCACGTTGTTGAGCAGCCGCATGGTGCCGAGATCTGTGGCCGTTTTCTTGATCTACGCGACGTTTCTCGTCACGACCTTCGTCATTTTGATGAACATTATCCCGCTGCTCGGCAAACAGATTCAGGAACTGACCGAACACGTTCCAGAGTGGAACTACCGCGTTCAAATGTGGATGCACAGTGTGGCAGACGGCAAAAGCGCACTGCCAGACAGTGTGCGAGAAGGCATCGACAAATCTTTAGACCGATTGGAAGAAGCGCTGTCTGACGGAATCGAGCGGTTGTTTGTCGGCTTAAAGGGAACGATCGGCCATGTCTTTATGTGGTTTCTGATTCCGTTTGTCGCTTTTTACATGTTAAAAGACTTCAAAGCTATTGAGCGTTCCACGGTCCTCTTTTTGCCGAAACACAACCGCCGCAAGTGGATCCGCCTCTTTCGGGATGTGGACGAGGCGCTGGGGAGTTACATCAGGGGTCAGTTGCTCGTCTGCCTCGTTGTCGGGATTCTGGCGTATGTCGGCTACATGCTCATTGGTTTGCCTTACGCATTGCTTTTGGCGTCTATCGTCGGTTTGATGAACGTCATTCCGTATCTGGGACCGTTTATCGGGGCGGCTCCTGCCGTTCTGGTCGGGTTGAGTGAATCGTGGAAACTGGCGCTTTTCGTCGTGGCGGTCAACGTCGTCGTCCAAATTTTGGAGAGCAATGTCGTCTCTCCGCAAATCGTCGGGCGTACCTTGAAGCTGCATCCACTCGTCATCATTTTGGCTCTTCTCATCGGCGGGCAGTTGGGCGGCATCCTCGGCCTGATTTTGGCCGTTCCCTCTTTCGCTGTTCTAAAAGTCTTGCTGGAGCACCTTTTTATTTACAGGTTCCGCTGAAGACGGGTGAAATGGAGCTCGTGTCCAATTGCGGGATGCGGTATCACCGAGAGATTGTCATCGGAGGTGAACAGGGATCAGTGAAAGAGTGTTCTTAAACGTGCGCATCTCCGGAGAAAACGAAAACCGCTGCGATGCCGCCGTATCGTCGAGGAACTGATCTTGGATGCGTAGACAATCCCGGAAGCTTTTGGTGTCTCAGAGGGAAACAATCGGTCCAGGAACCGTCATCCAGATGAACAGTACTTCATTGTCGGCCTACGGAAGCTACTTTCTGGCAGCAAGGGCTCAGCCGGTCATACATCTACCGTAACAACGCCCCCCTGGAATGCAGACAGACTGGACCGATTTTTGATGCAACACTTTCCTGCCCCCGTTCAAAGGGACGAAGAGAAAAGTTTCGACGCACTTGTTCATGTCCTGGGCACTTTTTTTCGCCAGCTGTTTGTGGAAATGACGGACAAACCTGCGGGCTCTGAAAATCTTTCCCTCTTGGCACGTGAGGCCGAGGCCCATTTGACAGACAGAATGTATGAACTGCTGAGGCCTTCATTTGTTCTGTTCATCAATGATTGCAGAAAAAAAGGGATGCTGGCCGGTGCGAATGAACGCGAGCAGTACGCTTATTTTGTCAGGAATTTTTTTGGGAAGACAAATTGTACAAAACGCTTTTCAAAAAGTATCCGCTGCTTCTTGAAAGGTTGTCGGTATTGATCGAAAACGAGTACGCCTTTGTCCGCTGGATCACCGATTGTTTGGTGAACGACGCCGCATTGCTCAAGTCTCGGTTTTCAATCGATGTTTTCTCCCTTGCGGGAGTGTCTTTTGCGGGCGATTGCCACAACGGTGGCAGGAGAACGGTGTTACTCAGTGACCGAAGGGGAAACAAAGCAGTTCTGAAACCAGTTCCACTGGACAACGCACTCTTGTACAGCGCAGTGATCGAACAGCTCAACCGTTTGCTGGGCACTCACGTTCATGTCCCCGGACTGATTGTCAAGGAGAATTACGGATATGTGGAGTACATCCAGCATAAACCGTGCACAACCCATCAGGAAGTGCGGACATACTACTACCACTGCGGCGTCGTCCTGATGGCCGTTTATCTGCTGAACGGAAATGACATTCACAATGAGAACCTGATAGCGTACGGATCATCCCCGGTGATCGTCGATTTTGAAACATTGGGAGGAGTCATTGAGCACAGCGATCACGCAGCGTTCATTGACAAACTGTTGAAACGATCTGTCATGAATTCCAGAATGCTGCCGGTGAAATTCAGTTCTAAAAATGATGCTGTCAGGGATTTCAGCGCAATGGGGCGGCTTATGAAAAAAGTAGAACGAAAAGTTGTCCTTGAACGTGAATTCCGGTCTGACCCAGTAGAACAAACGCAGGAGATCATCGAGGATGACACCAATTGGCATCTGCCCGAATTTCAGGGCCAAGTTGTAGAATACGACGCCTACCTGCCGGACATTTTAGCCGGATTTAGCGACGCCTATCTGGCCGTCCTGAAAGATCGGCATCGTTTTCTGTCCGGTCTCAGGCGACAAACGCCTGCTTCTTGGACATACAGAAAAGTCCACCGCAGCACCGTCGTCTACCGCTATTTGTCCGCGAGGCTGAACGTGCCGGATATGCTGCGGGACAAAGCTTACACAACGCAATACCTCTACGGGATCTTGGCCAAAAATCCGCTCTTTGAACAGAAAGATCACATCTTGCAAAAGGAGGCAGACGATCTCATCCATTCGGATGTCCCTTATTTTTCGGTTCGTACGGGATGGGTGGATGGCCACGAAGGGATCGGGGTTAGGGAGAAGATCGGACAGTTGAGCTACGGTGATTTTCTCCTGCAGCGCAAGCTCATGCATATCTCTTTTTCGGAAAAAGGGGATCAGATGGAACGGATACAAGCCACCTTGGCGCAACACAACCAACACAACCGCTTTCCCCGCACACCTGTCATCCACTTTGACAGCGTGAGAAAACAGTTGTTCAGAACGATCGTCAACTGCGTCTTTGTGTCCGAGCAGGGAGAAGTAGATTTTATCGCCCTGAAAAAGAACTGGAAAGGTCAACTGGAAATCAACAACCTGAATGACGGCCTGTACGACGGCCTTTTAGGTATCCTTCTCGCCATGAACGGAGAAGACGCGAAACAGGGATTCTTTGCCCGTCAATTGGAGCAGAATGCTCTGAAACGGATCGTATTCCGAAACGGGAAAGACAGCAGTCTGGTCAACGGTACAGGTGCCCTCGTCACTTATTATCTGGCCGCAGGTCAACAGGCTACATTTGATGTCCGTCTATTGTTGAAACTGTTGATGGACATCAGGCGAAAGGTGGAAAAGGATACTTACGTAGATCAGGAATTTGATCTGTTGGGAGGAACAGCCGGCCTGTTGTTGGCCATCACACAGTTGTACCGCCAGCACGGCAAGTACAAAGTACTGAAGAAGATTGCCCTTTCCCTGGGAGATTACCTTGCGGAAAACCGGACCAACCGAGAGGGGACGGTATACTGGCCGTCCAAAAATACCCGCAATGTAGCCGATGTGCTGAAAGGCTTTGCACACGGTCTGTCCGGATACTTGCTGGTATTTTACAGGTTGAAGCACTTGTTTTCTACGGACAGATACGACCAGATCATCCAGGAAGTCTTAAAAACCGAACAGCGGGTGATGGATCGGGAACACCGGACCACAAGCTGGTGCAAAGGATATGTCGGGCTGGGTATATCGCGGATGAAGATGCTGGAGCTTGAGGAGCAACCCGACGTATGGGCGGAACTGGAAACGTGCAAGCGCGAGGTGTTGGACGGTCTGTTCAGGCATAATGACTACTCATTGTGTCACGGTTTGATCGGTTCACTGGATTTTTTGCTGGAGTTGAACCGGAAGGGCTGGTTGGATACCCGGGAAAAAAAGTTGTTGGACGATGTGATCAACCGTTTTTTTCAATCTTTTGAACTGGACCATTTCCATCCGTACAAAATCTCGTTGTTTACCGGTTTGAGCGGCATCCTGTACTTGATCCAGCGGCTGGAAGACGAACAGAAACCGTGTGTACTTTCTCTTCATACTTGATACTCTCGGAAGGGTGAGAACACATGCTGTCCAAAAAGGTGAAGTTCATCCCGCAAATGACTCATGCCGACTGCGGTCCGGCGTGCCTGACCATGTTACTGCACTACTTCGGGATTCCCGTCAGGCCGTCAGAAGTGCGCAAGAACAAACAAGTGAACAAACAATCTGGCTGGAGTTTTTTGGATCTGAAAAAGGTGAGCGAGTCATACGGCTTTCGGACAACTGTCTTGAGGATCACGGATCCGTCCCAACTGTCCGAGATTTCTCTGCCAGCCATTACGTACTGGGAACTCAACCATTTTGTGATCGTGGAAAAAATGGTCCGGCGTCGGGTGCAAATGATCGACCCCAAAAAAGGGCCAGCCACGCTTTCCCTGGAAGTATTCAAAAAAAAGTTCAGCGGTTTTGTGCTCATTTTGACCCCGACTGAACAGAAAAAGGCGGCATCAGCTGGCAGAAAAGGCGAGCCCGACAGCAGCACGTACTCGTTTGCCGGTTTTGTGAAAGAGTCTATCTCCTATCGACGGCTGGTCTTGTTGGCTTTGGTCACTCTGTTGGCACAGCTTGTCATGTTCGGGTTTCCTTTCGCCGTGCAAAAACTCATTGAGATCATTCAGCATTCTGGTAAGCTCTCCCTGGAAAGCTTCATGGTCATGACGGCCCTGTTGGGCTTTTTCGTTTTCATCCAAATTGGAACGGGACTGATTAGGGCAAGCTATCAGAAAAAGGTTGACCGTGTATGTACGAAGCGGTTGTTCGAGCATGTTTTTCGCTTGCCTTGGCGACAGGTTTAGGCCAGAAGCGTCGGAGACTTGATCGTCAGGATCATGGGGCTGGAACGCATTCGCAACTACGTTTTGAACGACTTTGTCTATCTCGTTGTCTCCGGTGTCGTGCTCCTGCCTGTATTGGTCTTCATGACTTTCATCAATGCTGTCTATGCACTCATTCTAGTTTCGTTCATCATCTGTGCCCTGCTGTTCAATTTCGTATTCGGTCTACGGCTGCACAAGTTGGCGTTAGTGGAAAATTACGATCTGAGCGATCATCGGGGGCTGTTGAATGAGTTTCTGAAAGAGCATTATTTTATCAAAGCTTCAGGCATATTTCGCCCGGTTCGGGACAAATGGGCCCGGGCGTTTGATCGTTATCTAGATTCGGCCACTGCCAGAATCAGGCAGCAGTACACCGTAGATGCCGTTAACGGATCTCTGGCCATGATGTCGGTAATGCTATTTCTTGTCATAGGATTTATGGATTATAATAACAATCAGGAAACATTATCCAATGTGTTCTTTTTTATCGCCATGTCCAGCATCATTTTTACACCGGTGGCCAGGATTGCTTCAAGCATCATCAACTGGAACACGGTCCGTCCTATGCTGTTAAGGATTTTAGACATCTTGGAAGAAACGCCGGACGACGATCATCTGGCGGAGGGGAAGCAGTTCAGCGGTGGAGACATCTCGTTTCAGGGTGTCAGTTTCCAGTATGACAAAACACCTGTTCTCCAAGATGTTCATCTGCACGTCAGGGAGAACGGGAGCGTGGCTATTAAGGGAGAAAGCGGGAGCGGCAAGACGACGCTGCTCAACCTGTTACTGAAGATCCACCGTCCCACGGGTGGACAAATTCGGATCGGCCAGGAGAACATCGCTGACCTGAATACCGGTGGATTGAGGGAAAACATTGGTTTTATGTCTCAGGATGGCGTTTTGTTCAGCGGAACGCTCATGGAAAATCTTTCCCTTTTCGGTGTTGGTTACGATCCCGAAAAAATTCAGAACGCCCTCCGGGATCTGAACCTCAGCGACTACCTAGAATTTCAGAACCTCAACGACATCACGTTGGTGGAGGGAGGCAGAAATTTTTCTGGCGGTCAAAGACAGCGGCTGGCCATGTTGAGGCTGTTTCTGAAGCGGTATCCCATCTTGCTGCTCGATGAACCGACCAACCACCTAGACAAAGAAACCGCCCGGGTGGTCATTGAGGCCATTTTTTCCGTCCCAGCCACGAAGATCATCGTCACACACGACGAGCGCATTCTGGAGAAAGTGGACGCGGTTTACCAGCTCAAAGGGGGAAAACTTGAGCCTGTTTCGGGTCACATGACGGTGCCGCACATGCAGGAAAGCCAACAGGTTTAACGGAGGGGGAATGGAAAATGGGAGAAGGGACCGTTTTGCAGGCATCCCGTTTGACGAAGTCTTTCAGGGCTCAGCGAATCATCCAAGATTTGAGCTTGAAAATTCCCGAGGGGTCGCTGTACGGTTTCCTTGGACCGAACGGTGCCGGAAAAACGACAACGATGCGGATGTTGGTCGGCCTGATTCCGCCGGATGACGGAGAAGTGTTGTTCAAAGGAAAAAGCATCCGTAAGTGGAAATCGGCACTGTTCGAACATGTCGGTTGCCTGATCGATACGCCCAGCTATTATCCTAATCTGTCGGCTTATGAAAACCTGGCATACATCCAGAAAATGGTCGGTAAGCCGCTTAAAGAAATCGACAGGGTGCTGCACGTCACTGGTATCTTCAAAGCGAGGGACAAGAAAGTTAAACATTTCTCCCTCGGGATGAAACAGAGGCTCGGTCTAGCCATGGCCTTGCTGAACGATCCGGAGGTACTCATTCTCGACGAACCGACGAACGGTTTGGATCCGGAAGGCATTCACGAAATCCGGTATTTGTTGATCGATCTGTGCAGGCAGGAGGGAAAGACCGTTTTTGTCTCGAGCCACAATCTAGCCGAAATGGAGATGATGGCCGATCACATCGCCCTGATCGACAAAGGGCGTCTGATTTACGAGGGAGCTTTGGGGACGTTGCTCATGACCGAACAGTACGTGCTTCGCGTTCGCCAGGGTGAGAAGGCCGAACAGTTGCTGGAGGCCGAGGGGCTGGAATTCTGTAAGGAAGCGCCGGGCGCATTTCTGGTGGAAATCGAACAGGAGGAGGTTCCCCGCCTCCTCAGGCTCATGATCAGCCAGCGTATTGACGTGTTGGAGATGGCGCGTAAGAAACAGACACTGGAAGAACTGTTTCTGTCCCTCGTCAGGGACGAGTAGAGAGGGTGCACGCGCGAATATGCGGATCAGACAGCTGTTTCGGGACGTACGCCATGAGACGGAGAAAACGGGCGCCAGGAAACTCTTTGTGGTGACAGTCCTCTTTTCCGTTCTGTCCAGTTTCTTGACGATGGGGTATTTCCGTGCCCACAAGGGAACGTTGATGCAGGAAGGCATGTACGACAGTTTTCAGTTCCTCGGTTTTTCTATTCTTTTCCAATCACTTGCCCTCGTGTTTTTTTCTGCCCTTTTCTGGTACTGGCTGCTTTCCCAGGAGAACAGATGGGGCACCTGGGGCATGCTGTTGACCAAACCGGTGCCCAAATTCAGGTGGCTGATGGTCAAACATGCGGTGTTTTTGTGTTTTTTCGCTGTTTTTGTGTTGTTGAATGCGGCTGTCTCTTTCGTTTTTCTCTTTGCCCAACAGATGGAGATTAACACCTTTTTTGCCCAGGTATACCTGGTTATGCTGTTGATCGGTCCGGCTATTTCATACAGTCAGGCGCTGTTTCACCTCGCCGTAAAAAACGGGATTCTGGCCTCGACGTTGTCCGTCACATGGATTTTTCTGTACATCGTCCAGAACAACCTGCCAACGGTATTGGTCAAATGGCTGCCGGTTTTTTATGTCGGGTTTGTGTGGGATGGAACTGCCATCCTTCCCGGCCGGTTTGTCACGTACCTGTTGTTGACAGTTTTGTTTATGACGGGCGTTTTCTGGGTGTCAGTCAGGAAGAACGATTACGCCTATGAGTGAGAACGGAGGTTGGCTCATGTATTTTTCTGGTGAATGGCGCAAACTGTCCGGGACAGGTTTGTATACCGTCCTGTTGTTGTTTGTGGTGATTCCCGTTGTGTTTCAGGGAACCCTCGGGCTGTTGGCCGGTATTGAACCGAACAACATGCACATCACCACGTTGGATCTGTTTTCCAGAGTGTTTGTCGTCCTGTCCGCAGGTGCACTCGTTTCCATGTCCTTTTTTTCGGAGTATCGCAAAAATGCCCTGGTGAATACGTACCTTCACGGCATCCCCGTATTCCGGCTGTTGTTGCACAAATGGCTGTACGTCGCAACAGGCGTTTGCCTCTTGGTCCTGACGGGCCTCATTGGAGCCGGTCTGTTCGTCCACTTGGCTGGAGGACACCTATTGGACGTCTTTCGTTCCGTGTACCTGTCCGTTTTGTTTCTGTTTGTCGGCGCGCTGTGTGTGGCTAACATGCATTATCTGCTCTGTCTGTTGTTAAAGGAGCATACGCTCCTTTCCCTCATGGTCGCCTTTGCCGGCGCCATCGGCAATTTCTGGATCCCTTCGACCCGGTATTGGATTGCGTTTCCTTGGTCCTATCCATTGCGGGCGCTCTATTTTTCTTCCCTGAGCGTAGGACAACTGGTCTTCGTGGCGGGGTTGCCCTGGTCAGCTCACTGTTGGTGGCTGGACTGATTTTTTCTGCATCCAGGGAACCCCATCGGTTTGCCGGGCTGAGCTAACACACGGATACACTTTATTTCCAATGAACAAAAAAGAAGGTTCAGCAGTCAAACGCATATGAAAAACTTGCCTCAGTCATGAGGTGGTCAGAGGCAGGCTCATCTCGGAGACAGAGACGTGGCTCGAAAAGCCAAGGGCAAGGTGCCTCCAGTTTGTTCGTTGAAGCAGATGGCCTAGCGGACAAAAGGGAAGAGCGTCTGATGGGGTGGAAGTATCTGACTGAAAGAGAAAAAACACTACCTGCATAAACGGGTGTCTTCGGGAGGGTTTCGGTAGGTTTCTCACTCAGCATTGTGAGGGCTAATCGAGTCCATGCGGGAAGCAGGGTTGAAACAGCAAGCATGCCACCGGTGGGCAGTGTGGAAGACCAAAAGTGCTCACGGCCAGGCGGATCGTGAACGGGAGGATACAGTTGGAGCAAAAAAGAGGTGTCTGAGCGATGCGAGACCGCTGGAGGTCGGATGGATTGACAACGCTGATTCCAAAGGAGTATAATACTACCAAATTTT includes the following:
- a CDS encoding cysteine peptidase family C39 domain-containing protein, with translation MLSKKVKFIPQMTHADCGPACLTMLLHYFGIPVRPSEVRKNKQVNKQSGWSFLDLKKVSESYGFRTTVLRITDPSQLSEISLPAITYWELNHFVIVEKMVRRRVQMIDPKKGPATLSLEVFKKKFSGFVLILTPTEQKKAASAGRKGEPDSSTYSFAGFVKESISYRRLVLLALVTLLAQLVMFGFPFAVQKLIEIIQHSGKLSLESFMVMTALLGFFVFIQIGTGLIRASYQKKVDRVCTKRLFEHVFRLPWRQV
- a CDS encoding ATP-binding cassette domain-containing protein: MLLRILDILEETPDDDHLAEGKQFSGGDISFQGVSFQYDKTPVLQDVHLHVRENGSVAIKGESGSGKTTLLNLLLKIHRPTGGQIRIGQENIADLNTGGLRENIGFMSQDGVLFSGTLMENLSLFGVGYDPEKIQNALRDLNLSDYLEFQNLNDITLVEGGRNFSGGQRQRLAMLRLFLKRYPILLLDEPTNHLDKETARVVIEAIFSVPATKIIVTHDERILEKVDAVYQLKGGKLEPVSGHMTVPHMQESQQV
- the lanM gene encoding type 2 lanthipeptide synthetase LanM gives rise to the protein MYKTLFKKYPLLLERLSVLIENEYAFVRWITDCLVNDAALLKSRFSIDVFSLAGVSFAGDCHNGGRRTVLLSDRRGNKAVLKPVPLDNALLYSAVIEQLNRLLGTHVHVPGLIVKENYGYVEYIQHKPCTTHQEVRTYYYHCGVVLMAVYLLNGNDIHNENLIAYGSSPVIVDFETLGGVIEHSDHAAFIDKLLKRSVMNSRMLPVKFSSKNDAVRDFSAMGRLMKKVERKVVLEREFRSDPVEQTQEIIEDDTNWHLPEFQGQVVEYDAYLPDILAGFSDAYLAVLKDRHRFLSGLRRQTPASWTYRKVHRSTVVYRYLSARLNVPDMLRDKAYTTQYLYGILAKNPLFEQKDHILQKEADDLIHSDVPYFSVRTGWVDGHEGIGVREKIGQLSYGDFLLQRKLMHISFSEKGDQMERIQATLAQHNQHNRFPRTPVIHFDSVRKQLFRTIVNCVFVSEQGEVDFIALKKNWKGQLEINNLNDGLYDGLLGILLAMNGEDAKQGFFARQLEQNALKRIVFRNGKDSSLVNGTGALVTYYLAAGQQATFDVRLLLKLLMDIRRKVEKDTYVDQEFDLLGGTAGLLLAITQLYRQHGKYKVLKKIALSLGDYLAENRTNREGTVYWPSKNTRNVADVLKGFAHGLSGYLLVFYRLKHLFSTDRYDQIIQEVLKTEQRVMDREHRTTSWCKGYVGLGISRMKMLELEEQPDVWAELETCKREVLDGLFRHNDYSLCHGLIGSLDFLLELNRKGWLDTREKKLLDDVINRFFQSFELDHFHPYKISLFTGLSGILYLIQRLEDEQKPCVLSLHT
- a CDS encoding ABC transporter ATP-binding protein, which produces MGEGTVLQASRLTKSFRAQRIIQDLSLKIPEGSLYGFLGPNGAGKTTTMRMLVGLIPPDDGEVLFKGKSIRKWKSALFEHVGCLIDTPSYYPNLSAYENLAYIQKMVGKPLKEIDRVLHVTGIFKARDKKVKHFSLGMKQRLGLAMALLNDPEVLILDEPTNGLDPEGIHEIRYLLIDLCRQEGKTVFVSSHNLAEMEMMADHIALIDKGRLIYEGALGTLLMTEQYVLRVRQGEKAEQLLEAEGLEFCKEAPGAFLVEIEQEEVPRLLRLMISQRIDVLEMARKKQTLEELFLSLVRDE
- a CDS encoding AI-2E family transporter; this encodes MKRISERTLLFAALLSLLILANLFLLTELSPLISKVLVFLKAVFFPFFVAMIISYVLNPVVTLLSSRMVPRSVAVFLIYATFLVTTFVILMNIIPLLGKQIQELTEHVPEWNYRVQMWMHSVADGKSALPDSVREGIDKSLDRLEEALSDGIERLFVGLKGTIGHVFMWFLIPFVAFYMLKDFKAIERSTVLFLPKHNRRKWIRLFRDVDEALGSYIRGQLLVCLVVGILAYVGYMLIGLPYALLLASIVGLMNVIPYLGPFIGAAPAVLVGLSESWKLALFVVAVNVVVQILESNVVSPQIVGRTLKLHPLVIILALLIGGQLGGILGLILAVPSFAVLKVLLEHLFIYRFR
- a CDS encoding ABC transporter permease gives rise to the protein MRIRQLFRDVRHETEKTGARKLFVVTVLFSVLSSFLTMGYFRAHKGTLMQEGMYDSFQFLGFSILFQSLALVFFSALFWYWLLSQENRWGTWGMLLTKPVPKFRWLMVKHAVFLCFFAVFVLLNAAVSFVFLFAQQMEINTFFAQVYLVMLLIGPAISYSQALFHLAVKNGILASTLSVTWIFLYIVQNNLPTVLVKWLPVFYVGFVWDGTAILPGRFVTYLLLTVLFMTGVFWVSVRKNDYAYE